In Nostoc sp. CENA543, a single genomic region encodes these proteins:
- the era gene encoding GTPase Era, translating into MTSIDNHILSLAEAVSIPQAPPEFKSGFIGIIGRPNVGKSTLLNQLVGQKIAITSPVAQTTRNRLRGIVTTSDAQMIFVDTPGIHKPHHQLGEVLVQNAKIAIDSVDLVLFVVDGTVACGAGDRFIADLLVNSPTPVILGVNKIDEQPENPQSIDESYQQLAATHQWPIVKFSAITGAELPQLQTKLIEHLDYGPLYYPPDLVTDQPERFIMGELIREQILLLTREEVPHSVAIAIDKVEETPNITRVMATIHVERDSQKGILIGKGGSMLKAIGSSAREQIQKLISGKVYLELFVKVQPKWRHSRVRLAELGYRVEE; encoded by the coding sequence GTGACTAGTATTGATAATCACATCCTATCTTTAGCAGAAGCAGTATCGATACCTCAAGCTCCTCCTGAGTTTAAATCAGGTTTTATCGGCATTATCGGCCGTCCTAATGTCGGTAAATCTACGCTGCTAAATCAATTAGTGGGACAAAAAATTGCTATTACTTCACCCGTAGCACAAACAACACGCAACCGTTTGAGGGGAATTGTCACCACCTCAGATGCACAGATGATTTTTGTAGATACACCAGGAATTCACAAACCACATCATCAATTAGGTGAGGTACTGGTGCAAAATGCTAAAATAGCGATTGATTCGGTAGATTTAGTCCTATTTGTAGTAGATGGAACAGTAGCTTGTGGTGCAGGCGATCGCTTCATTGCTGACTTACTAGTTAACAGTCCCACACCAGTAATTTTAGGTGTCAATAAAATTGACGAACAACCAGAAAACCCCCAAAGTATCGATGAAAGTTATCAACAGTTAGCAGCTACCCATCAATGGCCGATAGTCAAATTTTCCGCCATAACTGGTGCAGAATTACCCCAACTGCAAACAAAATTAATTGAACATTTAGATTATGGCCCTTTATACTATCCGCCCGACCTAGTAACCGACCAACCAGAAAGATTTATTATGGGCGAATTAATTCGCGAACAGATTTTGCTGTTGACACGGGAAGAAGTTCCTCATTCCGTAGCGATCGCCATTGATAAAGTAGAAGAAACACCAAACATTACCCGTGTAATGGCTACCATCCACGTTGAACGCGACTCTCAAAAAGGGATTCTCATCGGTAAAGGCGGATCAATGTTAAAAGCCATAGGTAGTTCAGCAAGAGAACAAATTCAAAAATTGATTTCTGGTAAAGTCTATCTAGAGTTATTCGTCAAAGTCCAACCCAAATGGCGACATTCACGCGTCAGGTTAGCCGAATTAGGTTACAGGGTTGAGGAGTAG
- a CDS encoding phosphotransferase enzyme family protein, with protein sequence MTTVIRSQTLENLVTIAEQFALPGKVTNVQAFGSGNINDTFIVTVDAQEQHFILQRINTQVFRQPQLIMQNMRTFTEHIHQSLQRNPLNRRWEIPRVLSTQKAQDYCIDTTGNFWRAISFIENSQSFDTMQSLEQAQEIGYALGMFHNLISDLAPEKLADTLVGFHITPLYLQHYQEVIAGITPKSSPEVNYCLQFVSDRTNFAHILENAKAEGKLPLRLMHGDPKINNVMFDTATQKAVSVIDLDTVKPGLVHYDIGDCLRSGCNPAGEETSDWDTVYFDTDICQGILQGYLAVAKAFLTENDYTYMYDGIRLIAFELGLRFFADYLAGNVYFKVKHPEHNLARAIVQFKLTESIESQEHQIRHIIQDMK encoded by the coding sequence ATGACAACTGTTATCAGGTCGCAAACCTTAGAAAATCTGGTTACAATTGCTGAACAATTCGCACTTCCAGGTAAAGTCACCAATGTTCAAGCATTTGGTAGTGGTAATATTAATGACACATTTATAGTCACTGTTGATGCTCAAGAACAGCATTTTATTCTGCAACGCATTAATACACAGGTATTTCGCCAACCCCAACTAATTATGCAGAATATGCGTACCTTCACTGAGCATATTCACCAAAGTTTACAGCGTAATCCTTTAAATCGGCGTTGGGAAATACCCCGTGTATTATCAACTCAGAAAGCTCAAGACTATTGTATTGATACAACTGGTAATTTTTGGCGTGCAATTAGCTTTATCGAAAATTCCCAATCTTTCGACACCATGCAGAGTCTAGAACAGGCACAGGAAATTGGCTACGCCTTGGGGATGTTCCATAACCTAATTAGCGACTTAGCACCGGAAAAATTAGCGGATACCCTCGTAGGATTTCATATTACACCGCTTTATTTGCAACATTATCAGGAGGTTATAGCGGGAATCACACCAAAATCATCTCCTGAAGTTAATTATTGCTTGCAATTTGTGAGCGATCGCACTAATTTTGCCCATATCCTAGAAAATGCCAAAGCTGAAGGTAAGTTACCTTTACGCTTAATGCACGGCGATCCCAAAATTAACAATGTCATGTTTGATACTGCAACTCAAAAAGCAGTGAGTGTCATAGATTTAGACACCGTTAAGCCAGGTTTAGTACATTACGACATTGGAGATTGTTTGCGTTCTGGGTGTAATCCGGCTGGAGAGGAAACATCTGATTGGGATACTGTCTATTTTGATACAGATATATGTCAGGGAATATTACAGGGTTATCTCGCAGTTGCCAAAGCCTTTTTAACAGAGAACGACTACACATATATGTACGATGGAATTCGCCTCATCGCCTTTGAGTTGGGACTGCGGTTTTTTGCTGACTATTTAGCGGGAAATGTCTATTTTAAAGTCAAGCATCCAGAGCATAACTTAGCAAGAGCGATCGTGCAGTTTAAGTTGACTGAAAGTATAGAATCTCAAGAACATCAGATTCGCCACATCATTCAAGATATGAAATGA
- a CDS encoding aldo/keto reductase → MENQQLGKTGIFVSAIGLGAMPMSIYDRPPESQSMQLIHRALDLGITFIDTADSYCQDESDKHHNERLIHKALSSYQGDVSQVVVATKGGLMRPNQSWVRNGNPEHLRQTIRVSFEALGGKKPIDLWQYHSPDPEYTIAESLAPVKEAVAEGLIRFVGVSNFSVAQIKQAQDVVEIVSVQNQYSPWERQPETDGVLEYCEQAGLTFLPWSPFGGHRRHQNLEEIPAIAHLAQAKGVSVYCIVLAWLRSKSPCILPIPGASKLSSIEDSINAVNVKLSPDEVQKIDQQTK, encoded by the coding sequence ATGGAAAACCAACAACTAGGGAAAACGGGTATCTTCGTCAGTGCGATTGGTTTGGGTGCTATGCCCATGTCAATATATGATCGCCCCCCAGAATCGCAATCTATGCAGCTCATTCATCGAGCCTTAGATTTGGGGATAACATTTATTGATACTGCCGATTCCTACTGTCAAGATGAATCAGATAAACACCACAATGAACGACTAATTCACAAAGCACTCAGCAGTTACCAGGGAGATGTTAGCCAAGTAGTTGTCGCTACTAAAGGCGGTTTAATGCGTCCGAATCAAAGTTGGGTACGCAATGGCAACCCCGAACACTTGCGTCAAACTATCCGCGTCAGTTTTGAGGCGTTAGGTGGTAAAAAACCGATTGATTTGTGGCAATATCACTCACCAGACCCAGAATACACAATTGCCGAATCCCTCGCCCCAGTTAAAGAAGCCGTCGCCGAAGGCTTGATTCGGTTTGTGGGAGTTTCCAACTTTTCCGTCGCACAAATTAAACAAGCACAAGACGTAGTAGAGATTGTTTCAGTACAAAATCAATATAGTCCGTGGGAACGCCAACCAGAAACAGACGGAGTGTTAGAGTATTGCGAACAAGCAGGATTAACCTTTTTACCTTGGAGTCCCTTCGGTGGTCATCGTCGCCATCAAAACTTAGAAGAAATTCCCGCGATCGCCCACCTAGCTCAAGCCAAAGGCGTATCTGTATACTGTATCGTATTAGCCTGGTTACGTTCTAAATCTCCTTGTATCTTACCCATCCCCGGCGCAAGCAAACTTTCTAGCATCGAAGATTCAATAAACGCCGTCAACGTAAAACTATCACCAGACGAAGTCCAAAAAATAGATCAGCAGACAAAATAG
- a CDS encoding DOMON-like domain-containing protein encodes MTKQTFSLKPFLSPESAPDLTITGNISRENNQLAITYQLTGDLKQVVIPPLVDIPNRKNELWENTCFEFFLGVQNSSRYWEFNLSPAGDWNIYRFDDYRRGMQEETAFNQLPFIVQSHPDSLMLSLNFDLNKIIPSVQALEVAITTVVKQRDNHVTYWALVHKGAEADFHLRDSFIIIL; translated from the coding sequence ATGACCAAACAAACATTTTCTTTAAAACCGTTTCTTTCACCTGAATCTGCACCTGATTTAACGATTACAGGTAATATTAGCCGTGAAAATAATCAACTGGCGATTACATACCAACTAACAGGTGATTTAAAACAAGTCGTTATTCCTCCACTCGTAGATATACCAAATCGCAAAAACGAACTCTGGGAAAATACCTGTTTTGAGTTCTTTTTAGGTGTGCAGAATTCTTCCCGTTATTGGGAATTTAATCTTTCTCCGGCTGGAGATTGGAACATATATAGATTTGATGATTATCGTCGAGGAATGCAAGAGGAAACAGCTTTTAATCAGCTTCCTTTTATTGTGCAATCTCATCCAGATAGTTTGATGCTTTCATTGAATTTTGATTTAAATAAAATTATCCCATCTGTACAAGCTTTAGAAGTCGCAATTACTACTGTTGTGAAACAAAGAGATAATCATGTAACATACTGGGCGTTAGTTCACAAAGGTGCTGAGGCTGATTTTCATCTGAGAGATAGTTTCATAATTATTTTATGA
- a CDS encoding CmpA/NrtA family ABC transporter substrate-binding protein — MTKFTRRNFIAASSAAFLSTTLTHRSTTVPSPTSLYAANGDTPEVTGAKLGFVPVTSCCPLIVAKAKGFFAKHGMPNVEVLRQPSWAIIRDKLMLGSGNEGLDGAHLLFPMVHLMATGEISYGRKIPMYILARMNVNGQGISVTNAYKDLKLGLDSSPLKSIFAKKSLSGENVRCAVPYRRVTGDFFMRWWLAHGGIDPDRDVSLIVVPPPQMVANMRGGSMEAFCVVDPWHHRLIKKGIGYSTVTSGELWNNHPEKAFGVRAEFVDKYPKAAKALLAAVLEAQMWCDRPENKPELFEILSQRQWIGIPSELLRDRLMGKFDYGNGRIVENSPHMIKFWRENASYPYKSHDLWFFIEDMRWGNRPQDFDPQPVINAVNREDLWREAATLIGQAKAIPPSTSRGVEKFFNGLEFDPQNPQAYLNAPKIQ; from the coding sequence ATGACAAAATTTACTAGAAGGAATTTTATAGCAGCTAGTAGTGCAGCATTTTTATCTACAACTTTGACACATCGCTCTACTACTGTTCCGTCTCCTACAAGTTTGTATGCGGCTAATGGTGATACACCAGAAGTCACGGGCGCGAAACTTGGCTTTGTCCCTGTGACTAGTTGTTGTCCTTTAATTGTGGCTAAAGCCAAGGGCTTTTTTGCTAAACATGGAATGCCTAATGTAGAGGTTTTAAGACAACCATCTTGGGCAATTATCCGCGACAAACTGATGTTAGGTTCAGGTAATGAAGGATTAGACGGAGCGCATTTGCTGTTTCCAATGGTGCATTTAATGGCTACTGGGGAAATTAGCTATGGACGCAAAATTCCAATGTACATTTTGGCGCGGATGAATGTTAACGGGCAGGGAATTTCTGTTACTAATGCTTATAAAGATCTAAAACTTGGGCTAGATAGTTCTCCCCTCAAATCAATATTTGCTAAAAAAAGTTTGAGTGGGGAAAATGTGCGTTGTGCAGTACCTTATCGCCGGGTAACTGGTGACTTTTTTATGCGCTGGTGGTTAGCGCATGGCGGTATCGACCCAGATAGAGATGTATCGTTGATTGTAGTTCCACCACCGCAGATGGTAGCTAATATGCGGGGTGGTTCAATGGAAGCTTTTTGTGTGGTAGATCCTTGGCATCATCGTTTAATTAAAAAAGGCATTGGTTATTCTACCGTCACTAGTGGCGAGTTATGGAATAATCATCCAGAAAAAGCCTTTGGTGTGCGTGCAGAATTTGTAGATAAATATCCTAAAGCCGCAAAAGCTTTATTGGCGGCGGTTTTAGAGGCGCAGATGTGGTGCGATCGCCCCGAAAATAAACCAGAATTATTTGAGATTTTATCACAACGCCAATGGATTGGTATCCCTAGCGAATTGTTGCGCGATCGCCTCATGGGTAAGTTTGACTACGGTAACGGCCGTATAGTCGAAAATAGCCCTCATATGATTAAATTCTGGCGGGAGAATGCCTCCTATCCATATAAAAGTCATGATTTGTGGTTTTTTATCGAAGATATGCGCTGGGGTAATCGTCCCCAGGATTTTGACCCCCAACCCGTTATCAATGCAGTCAATCGGGAAGATTTATGGCGAGAAGCTGCTACACTCATCGGACAAGCAAAAGCTATCCCCCCCAGCACCTCACGCGGTGTCGAAAAATTCTTTAACGGTTTAGAATTCGATCCTCAAAATCCCCAAGCCTACCTCAATGCTCCTAAAATCCAGTAG
- a CDS encoding succinylglutamate desuccinylase/aspartoacylase family protein: MQPQIETRFLRQMASGDRLFLQIYKFIGAKAGKKVYIQSNLHGAEISGNAVIHQLIEFLLSVNEHDLIGEIWLVPVCNPMGTNERAQHFSPGRHCAYEYKDWNRIFWDYEKHNNDLITFAKSQIHEDLATIRQNYLNVIKKYFAQNLEAINSPYSVPYTELFRYQLQSLSLDADYLIDLHSSTNQGLDYVYYFRDRESSAKYFLLDLGILLDKYDGDAFDEAFIKPWLALEDCLRQLGREIKFDVEAWTLELGAGMQINPDSVKKGVEGIKNYLIQKNVLQNLSCTSSQEMYFAKSSNRQKYHAIAGGMIQARVPLGTTIKAGERLYQILSFNKESQLPSVIDVGADEDGLVYDISTNQAVNQGEFVMGIIN, encoded by the coding sequence ATGCAGCCTCAAATTGAAACTCGATTTTTACGCCAAATGGCTTCAGGCGATCGCCTGTTTTTACAAATATATAAATTCATCGGTGCAAAAGCAGGTAAAAAGGTCTATATTCAATCTAATCTCCACGGTGCGGAAATCTCTGGAAATGCAGTTATACACCAATTAATTGAATTTCTCTTATCAGTAAACGAACATGATTTAATAGGCGAAATTTGGCTAGTTCCTGTTTGTAACCCGATGGGAACTAACGAACGCGCACAACATTTTTCACCAGGCCGTCATTGTGCTTATGAATATAAAGATTGGAATCGGATATTTTGGGATTATGAGAAACATAACAATGATTTAATCACCTTTGCTAAGTCCCAAATTCATGAAGATTTAGCAACGATTCGACAGAATTATTTAAATGTCATCAAGAAATACTTTGCCCAAAATTTAGAGGCGATCAATTCTCCTTATAGTGTCCCCTACACAGAACTATTTCGTTATCAACTCCAGTCTTTGAGTCTAGATGCTGACTATTTAATTGATTTACATAGTTCTACAAATCAAGGCTTAGACTATGTTTATTATTTCCGCGATCGCGAGTCAAGTGCTAAATATTTTTTACTAGATTTAGGAATTCTGTTAGATAAATATGATGGTGATGCTTTTGATGAAGCTTTTATCAAACCTTGGTTAGCTTTAGAAGATTGTTTGCGACAATTGGGTAGAGAAATTAAATTTGATGTCGAAGCGTGGACTTTAGAATTAGGTGCTGGTATGCAGATTAATCCTGATTCTGTAAAAAAAGGTGTGGAGGGCATCAAGAATTACTTAATTCAGAAAAATGTATTGCAAAATTTATCATGCACTTCATCCCAAGAAATGTATTTTGCTAAAAGTAGCAATCGCCAAAAATATCATGCGATCGCAGGTGGCATGATTCAAGCTAGAGTCCCTTTAGGTACAACAATCAAAGCAGGAGAAAGGCTATATCAAATCCTTAGCTTTAACAAGGAAAGTCAACTACCATCAGTGATTGATGTTGGTGCAGATGAAGATGGATTAGTTTATGATATTTCCACCAATCAAGCCGTAAATCAGGGTGAATTTGTCATGGGAATAATTAATTAG
- a CDS encoding response regulator transcription factor has translation MSLNTGYTLNLPRDASPLRVLIVEDDPMMQLGLEQSLMIHPQLEIVGQAEDGYLGVQAALKLKPDLVVMDIGLPRLDGIAATQQIKAALPQTHVVMLTSHQTETEIIAALSSGADAYCIKGASVERLLNAIAAAVDGATYLDPQIARRVVDHLKPPTPTGNTANLSGRELEVLKLMVEGLSNPEIAEKLYLSPNTVKTHVRGIMNKLAVDDRVQAAVVALRSGLV, from the coding sequence ATGTCTTTGAACACTGGCTATACCTTAAATTTACCCAGAGATGCTTCACCTTTGCGGGTGTTGATTGTAGAAGATGATCCAATGATGCAATTGGGATTGGAACAATCATTAATGATTCATCCCCAGTTGGAAATTGTGGGACAAGCAGAGGATGGTTATTTGGGTGTACAAGCAGCACTGAAACTGAAGCCAGATTTAGTGGTGATGGATATTGGTTTACCGCGATTAGATGGAATTGCAGCTACACAACAAATTAAAGCTGCACTCCCCCAAACTCATGTAGTGATGTTGACATCCCATCAAACGGAAACAGAAATTATTGCTGCACTATCTAGCGGTGCAGACGCTTATTGTATCAAAGGTGCGAGTGTAGAGCGATTATTAAATGCGATCGCGGCGGCTGTTGATGGCGCGACTTACTTAGATCCGCAAATTGCACGGCGAGTAGTTGATCATCTCAAACCACCCACACCCACAGGTAACACGGCTAATTTATCAGGACGCGAATTAGAAGTATTAAAACTGATGGTAGAAGGTTTAAGTAACCCAGAGATAGCCGAAAAACTCTATCTTAGTCCCAACACCGTCAAAACCCACGTCCGAGGGATTATGAATAAACTAGCAGTAGATGACCGTGTGCAAGCTGCCGTTGTCGCCTTGCGTTCTGGTTTAGTTTGA
- a CDS encoding PIN domain-containing protein: MAYLVDTNLLLRSVEPHHPMYGDTVNAISTLAVAGIGLFVASQNLVEFWRSATRPVDRNGLGFTVAEAEAELQRLETLFPVLPDVPEIYPEWRRIVLQYRVMGVNVHDARLVAVMRVHGLTHILTFNTGDFTRYSGEITSIHPATVTP; encoded by the coding sequence GTGGCTTACCTTGTAGATACTAATTTGTTACTGAGAAGCGTTGAGCCACATCACCCCATGTATGGAGATACTGTAAATGCAATCTCTACCTTAGCAGTTGCAGGAATTGGGCTTTTTGTCGCATCACAAAACTTAGTTGAGTTCTGGCGAAGTGCTACCCGTCCAGTAGACAGAAACGGGTTAGGCTTCACTGTAGCAGAAGCAGAAGCAGAGCTACAACGGTTAGAAACGCTCTTTCCGGTACTGCCTGATGTACCAGAGATTTATCCTGAATGGAGACGAATCGTTTTACAGTACAGGGTAATGGGTGTAAATGTCCACGATGCCCGTCTTGTTGCAGTCATGCGTGTTCATGGGCTGACTCATATCCTGACTTTTAATACTGGGGACTTTACTCGATACTCTGGTGAGATTACTTCTATACACCCAGCAACCGTTACACCTTAA
- the ntrB gene encoding nitrate ABC transporter permease: MVTSSPRPKAQNQKTKQLFLRLSQRIFAPICGITIILILWHLMSLASDTSLPSPFEVVSNTWELIINPFFNKGGLNKGLFWLILASLKRVMFGYLIAVLIGIPIGFLISLNKFLRDAIDPIIQILRPVAPLAWLPLAQAIFLKPNPSAIFVITITAIWPIIINTALGVKMVPKDYTNVSKILELSFFENLYKVLIPATLPYIFTGLRIAIGLSWLAVVAAEMLLSDDGLGFFIVNAYNNSNISEIILAIIYLGVVGLILDKIMSYIAFKVTPQE; this comes from the coding sequence ATGGTAACATCCTCCCCACGACCAAAAGCTCAAAATCAAAAAACCAAACAATTATTTTTGAGGTTATCTCAGCGAATTTTTGCGCCGATATGCGGTATTACTATTATTTTAATCTTATGGCACTTGATGAGCCTTGCATCTGATACATCTTTACCCTCTCCTTTTGAAGTTGTTAGCAATACTTGGGAGTTAATTATTAATCCTTTTTTTAATAAAGGAGGCTTAAACAAAGGTTTATTTTGGTTGATTTTAGCTAGTCTTAAACGGGTGATGTTCGGCTATTTAATAGCTGTATTAATTGGGATTCCCATTGGCTTTTTGATTAGTCTCAATAAATTTTTAAGAGATGCGATAGACCCCATAATTCAAATTTTGCGTCCCGTTGCCCCTCTAGCGTGGCTACCGCTAGCCCAGGCGATATTTCTCAAACCCAATCCATCAGCTATTTTCGTAATTACTATTACTGCTATATGGCCAATTATTATTAATACTGCTTTGGGAGTAAAGATGGTTCCTAAAGATTATACTAATGTCTCTAAAATTTTAGAACTCTCATTTTTTGAGAATTTATACAAAGTCCTTATTCCTGCAACATTACCATATATTTTTACAGGGTTGAGAATAGCAATTGGTCTTTCTTGGTTAGCTGTAGTTGCAGCCGAAATGCTCCTTTCTGACGATGGACTAGGATTTTTCATCGTGAATGCTTACAACAATTCAAACATCAGTGAGATTATATTAGCGATTATATATTTAGGTGTTGTAGGTCTAATTTTAGACAAAATTATGTCCTACATTGCTTTCAAAGTTACGCCACAGGAATAG
- a CDS encoding DUF4349 domain-containing protein produces MTISIAQKLPRQSALLMSALLGGMIVSSCAAAPKNLANQSLPPGVSENQAAISADAAANVTANPEAASVPRNRPQLIKKAAMTLVVDSVDKSIDAVTKIISKQQGDLINLNENQPTSSNSRHTASIQLRIPQNLLEPTIEELAKLGTVENRNITAEDVGSQLVDFQARLNNLRRTEANLQKIMDRAGSVRDILTVSKELSNVRQTIEQIDAQLKSLQNQVAYSTITLNLEATISSNSPQRAVGSQVYETWNNSTQSLSNFTVGLLKLGIWLIVYSPYMLIVAAGFYGLRRWRLNHLSRLNQSSESVNSQ; encoded by the coding sequence ATGACTATATCTATTGCCCAAAAATTACCACGCCAATCAGCTTTATTGATGAGTGCGCTATTAGGCGGGATGATTGTTTCTAGTTGTGCAGCTGCACCGAAAAATCTTGCTAATCAATCCTTACCACCTGGTGTGTCAGAAAACCAAGCTGCAATCTCGGCTGATGCAGCTGCGAATGTTACTGCAAATCCAGAAGCCGCATCAGTACCCCGTAACCGTCCTCAATTGATCAAAAAAGCGGCTATGACCTTAGTGGTGGATTCCGTAGATAAAAGTATTGATGCTGTGACAAAAATTATTAGTAAACAACAAGGTGATCTGATTAATTTAAACGAAAATCAACCGACAAGCAGCAATTCTCGTCATACTGCGTCTATACAACTACGAATTCCCCAAAATCTTTTAGAACCGACTATAGAAGAGTTAGCAAAATTAGGCACAGTTGAAAACCGTAATATTACAGCAGAAGATGTAGGTAGTCAGTTAGTTGATTTTCAAGCCAGATTAAATAATCTTCGTAGAACAGAAGCCAATTTGCAAAAAATTATGGATCGGGCTGGTTCTGTGAGGGATATACTTACTGTTTCAAAAGAACTCAGTAATGTCCGACAAACTATTGAACAAATCGATGCTCAGTTAAAAAGTTTACAGAATCAAGTCGCCTATTCTACTATTACTTTAAACTTAGAAGCTACTATTTCTAGCAATAGCCCACAACGCGCAGTGGGTTCACAAGTGTATGAAACCTGGAATAATTCTACTCAATCTTTAAGCAATTTTACGGTGGGTTTATTAAAATTGGGGATTTGGTTAATAGTTTACAGTCCTTATATGTTGATTGTGGCTGCTGGTTTTTATGGTTTACGCCGTTGGCGACTTAATCATCTATCACGATTAAATCAGTCTTCTGAATCGGTCAATAGTCAATAG
- a CDS encoding ABC transporter ATP-binding protein, whose translation MQNFVAIHGVNKEYPAPNGEKNIILKDIYLEIQQGDFISLIGHSGCGKSTLLNIIAGMERASSGYVEVDGTRVKKPGAERMMVFQNYSLLPWLSAWDNVALAVDKVLSHKPKVERDRIVSSHLEMVGLKDAARKKPGQLSGGMKQRVALARALAIKPKLLLLDEPFGALDALTRKSLQAELMQICNQAHITTIMVTHDVDEALLLSDRVVMLTNGPAAHIGQIVDIPFGRSRIPSEIVDHPLYHELRHELLDFLHHQQQIQYQEVEKIPSLKSVA comes from the coding sequence ATGCAGAATTTTGTTGCTATTCACGGTGTCAATAAGGAATATCCTGCGCCCAATGGTGAAAAAAATATTATTCTCAAAGATATTTACTTAGAAATTCAGCAAGGAGATTTTATTTCTCTGATTGGTCATTCTGGTTGTGGTAAGTCTACTTTACTAAATATCATTGCAGGGATGGAAAGGGCTTCTAGTGGTTATGTGGAAGTAGATGGTACACGGGTGAAAAAACCAGGTGCAGAACGCATGATGGTGTTCCAAAATTATTCGCTCTTACCTTGGTTGAGTGCTTGGGATAATGTAGCTTTAGCGGTTGATAAAGTATTATCTCATAAACCAAAAGTAGAACGCGATCGCATTGTTTCTAGTCACTTAGAAATGGTCGGTTTAAAAGATGCAGCCCGCAAAAAACCAGGACAACTTTCGGGGGGAATGAAACAACGAGTCGCCCTCGCCCGTGCTTTAGCTATTAAACCAAAACTATTACTGTTAGATGAACCTTTCGGGGCTTTGGATGCACTCACCCGCAAATCTTTACAAGCAGAATTGATGCAGATTTGTAATCAGGCTCATATCACAACCATTATGGTGACTCATGATGTGGATGAAGCACTGTTGCTTTCTGATCGTGTGGTGATGTTAACTAATGGCCCTGCTGCTCATATTGGTCAAATCGTCGATATCCCCTTTGGTCGTTCTCGCATTCCTTCGGAAATTGTAGATCATCCCCTCTATCATGAACTGCGCCACGAATTGCTCGATTTCTTACATCATCAGCAGCAAATTCAATATCAAGAAGTTGAAAAAATACCCAGTTTGAAATCTGTAGCTTGA